The Persephonella sp. IF05-L8 genome contains a region encoding:
- a CDS encoding lytic transglycosylase domain-containing protein, which translates to MDILLMKKIFILLLIITNISFAFENCLKIFKKEKYLQAEQCFSQINQADPLYPYALYYLLRTRAYAEKDYSDLLPEIEKFKDTAVYSYFYLYLASINRFKNPELALEYWTKIDKEALFKDDIPFYYYLRYEIGRELNLDTTQIIKQITLNYSYNRYYGYPVIFENIEKLSSDEIFKIIDKLAAKRMYTKGIYLLPYLDNSQKKYFYSALLYMKKRNYHKAEHFISMLEDKYKASAIYSYIYFQRKMSDKKRYFKELLQLNDKNLIHKAANYLMKKSFYLQNYSDFFYYSRFIPENSTYYSNRIWFMFLYKYINNKKLQAANLLEKNINLFSEKPKIYYWLYLSYKDINRAKAYKYLKKAASIQKMDFYVIRAREKLNLPLFKEKTVLVKSHKSKTLNMISKLKQIDYKAAYIEARYYMKKQGVEFIVDVFPELAARKFASKKYLVRYSYPKPFTQYTKDNFVYAIMRQESFFDPYVISFANAVGLMQIIPPTARWIAQQKKDKNFDVVQLFEPSKNIEYGIWYIKYLDRIFEGNIFYIAGGYNGGDGTVRRTLKRYKIKNIEEFVELLPYRETRYYVKYVYRHFKAYETLYRNN; encoded by the coding sequence TCTCAGATAAATCAGGCAGACCCTTTGTATCCTTATGCACTTTATTATCTGCTTAGAACCAGAGCTTACGCAGAGAAGGACTATTCAGATTTATTGCCTGAAATAGAAAAATTCAAAGATACAGCTGTTTATAGCTATTTTTATCTATATCTTGCTTCTATAAACAGGTTTAAAAACCCTGAGCTTGCCCTTGAATACTGGACAAAAATAGATAAAGAAGCACTTTTTAAGGATGATATTCCATTCTATTACTATCTGAGATACGAAATCGGCAGGGAGTTAAATTTAGACACAACCCAAATTATAAAACAGATAACTCTTAATTATTCATATAATCGGTATTATGGATATCCGGTAATATTTGAAAATATAGAAAAACTGTCTTCGGATGAGATATTTAAAATTATAGATAAACTTGCTGCAAAAAGAATGTATACAAAAGGAATATATCTGTTGCCCTATTTAGATAATAGCCAGAAAAAATATTTCTATAGTGCACTTTTATATATGAAAAAAAGAAATTACCATAAAGCCGAACATTTTATTTCTATGCTGGAAGACAAGTATAAAGCTTCTGCAATCTATTCGTATATATATTTTCAGAGAAAAATGTCAGACAAAAAAAGATACTTTAAGGAACTTTTACAGCTTAATGATAAAAATCTTATTCACAAAGCAGCTAACTATTTAATGAAAAAAAGTTTTTATCTCCAGAACTACAGCGACTTTTTCTACTATTCCCGTTTCATCCCAGAAAACAGCACATACTATTCCAACAGAATATGGTTTATGTTCCTGTATAAATATATAAACAATAAAAAATTGCAGGCTGCCAATCTTCTGGAAAAAAATATAAATCTTTTTTCAGAAAAACCTAAAATCTACTACTGGTTATATTTATCTTACAAAGATATAAATAGAGCAAAAGCATACAAATATCTAAAAAAAGCTGCTTCTATTCAGAAGATGGATTTTTATGTTATAAGAGCAAGGGAAAAATTAAATCTCCCGTTATTTAAAGAAAAAACAGTTCTGGTAAAATCCCATAAAAGCAAAACTCTTAATATGATTTCAAAGCTTAAGCAGATAGATTACAAAGCGGCTTATATAGAAGCCAGATATTACATGAAAAAGCAAGGGGTAGAATTCATAGTTGATGTATTTCCCGAACTGGCAGCCAGAAAATTTGCAAGTAAAAAATATCTGGTTCGCTACTCATATCCTAAACCATTTACACAATACACTAAGGATAATTTCGTTTATGCAATAATGAGACAGGAAAGTTTCTTTGACCCTTATGTTATTTCTTTTGCCAATGCTGTTGGGCTAATGCAGATAATTCCCCCCACAGCCAGATGGATAGCTCAGCAGAAGAAGGACAAAAATTTTGATGTTGTCCAGCTTTTTGAACCTTCTAAAAATATAGAGTACGGTATATGGTACATAAAATATTTAGATAGAATATTTGAAGGCAATATATTTTATATTGCCGGTGGATATAATGGTGGTGATGGAACAGTGAGAAGAACCTTAAAAAGATACAAAATCAAAAATATTGAGGAATTTGTGGAACTTTTACCTTACAGAGAAACAAGGTATTATGTAAAATATGTCTATAGACATTTTAAGGCTTACGAAACTTTATACAGGAATAACTAA